Genomic segment of Myxococcales bacterium:
CTCGCTGGCGATGATTTCCGCCAGTTCGAAACTGGCGTCGTCGAGCAGGCCGCGGAAGGCGAACATGACCTGGGCGCGCTTGGTGAGGGAAGTATCCCTCCACGCAGGGAAAGCGGCTTTTGCCGCCTCGACGGCCTTATCGACCTCTTCGACGCTGGCGAATCCGACGCGGGCCCTCTCCTGGCCCATTGCCGGATCGAACACTGGACCCGAGCGGCCTGAAACGCTGTCTTGGCGTTTTCCGTCGATCCAGTGGGAAATTATCTCTGTCTTGCCGCGCATTCAGTGCTCCTTGCTGTGTTTCTGAGAGGCTGCAGTGTCTCGCTGTTCAGTTAAATCAACAAGAGTTATTTTGCAAGGCCGTAAATAGTGGATTTATTTAGCTTGCGTTCGTGGTATATTGAGGATCCTAAACGAATTAACGGAGGTTCGTCATGGCCCCAGAAATTGGAACCCGGCTTCGGCAGGTGCGAGAGGCCAACGGCCTGTCCCAGCGCAAGCTCGCCAAGAGCTCGGGAATCAGCAACGCCACGATCTCGCTGATCGAATCGGGCAAGCTAAACCCATCGGTAGCCGTGCTGAAGCGCATCCTCGACGGAATCCCCATGCATCTCGCGGCTTTCTTCGCAGACGAGCCCAGCGAATCTGTGCCCGTGATCTACCGCAGCGGCGATCTCGTCGAGATCGCAGGCGGCAAAGTCTCGTTCCGACAGGTGGGACACCATATCGCCGGCCGCAGCATCCAGATCTTGCACGAGCGTTACCAGCCAGGTGCCGACACCGGAAAGCTTGCGCTCACCCACTCCGGCGAAGAGGGGGGGGTGGTGATCCGGGGCCGCCTCGAGGTTACGGTCAGTGGCGAGCGCCATGTCCTGGGCCCGGGCGACGCGTACTACTTCGACAGCTCGCGCCCGCACCACTTCCGCAACGTCGGCAACGATTGTTGCGAGGTGGTGAGCGCCTGCAGTCCGCCGAGCTTCTGACTTCCACATCTCGCTGATACCATCGGGATCTTGAGAGTCCATCGGTGTGATGCCGGATTTTTGAGCCGAAATACTCATGCAAAGCGCCCCCGCCTCGAAGGAGACGGGGGCGCTTTGCATCCAACTATTCAAGTATCCAACTATTCAAGCTCGCGATCGGCGTACGTGTGACGTTCCATGGGAGCAAGCAATGCGATACGCCAAACCCAAGGGCAGACAGACGGTCGTCATCGCCTGTCGGCCCCGAGGAGAGTACAGCAGTCTACTGATCTATCGGATCGAGGGTGATTGTGGCCTCCAGTTCTGACGCCTT
This window contains:
- a CDS encoding cupin domain-containing protein encodes the protein MAPEIGTRLRQVREANGLSQRKLAKSSGISNATISLIESGKLNPSVAVLKRILDGIPMHLAAFFADEPSESVPVIYRSGDLVEIAGGKVSFRQVGHHIAGRSIQILHERYQPGADTGKLALTHSGEEGGVVIRGRLEVTVSGERHVLGPGDAYYFDSSRPHHFRNVGNDCCEVVSACSPPSF